A single window of Anomaloglossus baeobatrachus isolate aAnoBae1 chromosome 5, aAnoBae1.hap1, whole genome shotgun sequence DNA harbors:
- the NFE2L1 gene encoding endoplasmic reticulum membrane sensor NFE2L1, which produces MLSLKKYLTEGLIQVTILLSLMGVRVDLDSYLPSHLPPLHEIILGPTSAYTQTQFHSLRGTTDGYGVHPKSVDLDQFFTSRRLLSRMRALDRLQVPSTELDTWLVHREADGSVSSAQTGSSLSPEGPQDLPSSDSSLRDNRESEQGRGTDELGATAQSESSELNKEEIDPIDILWLQDIDLGAGREDFESRGHHKDNEDIWESLRDDPGSETLQPPVQVDGETGENVPQEGQTAMSLAECLSLLDDTFHFADSSEFPAPGSQAVLNTEPGPEALDQTDGLLSPFLPDMESPLDLEEQWQDLMSIMDMQPMDINNSTEDPLYLSFDPSLQQNGNLDTQSLQGCAQDLSLFTPSMEAFPVPESPLPQLSSHNSTDINSTFGFTNLTGILFPSQLNSTSNDTSSSALQDSLGGILGDALFDEISLMDLALEEGFSQVQASQLQEELDSDSGLSLDSHRSPASPSGSETSSSSCSSSSSSFSEEGAVGYSSDSEMAEPDEIDEASGYQPEFSKFCRMSSQDLGRFNRLPFLEHVGHNHTYNMVPEEPEEPQLPISGRGSRRQAAFIDRQAGRDEQRARSMKIPFSNEKIINLPVEEFNELLTKYQLSEAQLCLVRDIRRRGKNKMAAQNCRKRKLDTILNLEQEVKRLNRERGSQLREKGENLRSLQRMKQEVESLYQEVFSQLRDQEGRPYSPQQYALHYTSNGNVVLMPRNAEGQQNRRPERKDRRK; this is translated from the exons ATGCTGTCTTTGAAGAAGTATCTGACTGAGGGTCTTATCCAGGTCACCATTCTGTTGAGCCTCATGGGTGTGCGTGTGGACTTGGACTCCTACCTGCCTTCTCACCTGCCCCCTCTGCATGAGATCATCCTGGGGCCTACATCAGCCTATACTCAGACACAGTTCCACAGCCTCCGCGGCACCACAGATGGCTACGGAGTGCACCCCAAGAGCGTGGACTTAGACCAGTTTTTCACCTCCCGTAGACTGTTAAGCCGTATGCGTGCCCTTGACAGGCTGCAAGTGCCCAGCACAGAACTTGATACCTGGCTAGTGCACAGGGAGGCGGACGGCTCTGTTTCCAGCGCTCAGACTGGCTCCAGCCTATCCCCAGAAGGCCCTCAGGATCTCCCTTCTTCTGACAGCAGCCTCAGAGACAATAGAGAGTCAGAGCAAGGACGTGGAACCGATGAGCTGGGAGCCACCGCGCAGTCTGAGAGCTCAGAACTAAACAAGGAG GAAATTGATCCAATAGATATTTTATGGCTTCAGGATATTGACCTTGGAGCTGGACGTGAAGATTTTGAGAGTAGAGGACATCACAAGGACAATGAAGATATTTGGGAATCTTTGCGTGATGACCCTGGAAGTGAAACTCTGCAGCCCCCGGTACAAGTGGATGGAGAGACTGGGGAAAATGTGCCACAGGAG GGTCAGACTGCGATGTCTTTAGCAGAGTGCCTGAGTCTTCTGGATGACACTTTCCACTTTGCCGATTCCTCCGAG TTTCCAGCTCCTGGCTCTCAGGCTGTGCTGAATACAGAACCAGGCCCAGAGGCTTTGGATCAAACAGACGGACTCCTGTCCCCTTTTCTCCCAGATATGGAGTCACCTCTTGACTTAGAGGAGCAATGGCAGGACCTGATGTCAATCATGGATATGCAG CCAATGGATATTAATAATTCAACTGAAGATCCTTTATATCTGAGCTTTGATCCATCACTGCAGCAAAATGGGAACCTGGATACACAATCTCTTCAGGGCTGTGCCCAAGACCTGTCTCTCTTTACTCCATCCATGGAAGCTTTTCCAGTCCCAGAGTCACCGCTGCCTCAGCTCTCCTCTCACAACTCTACTGATATCAACTCCACTTTTGGATTTACCAATCTAACAGGGATTCTTTTTCCCTCTCAGCTAAATAGCACATCCAatgatacatccagcagtgccctgCAGGACTCCCTTGGTGGTATTTTGGGTGATGCTTTATTTGATGAGATTAGCCTGATGGACCTGGCACTTGAGGAGGGTTTTAGCCAAGTTCAAGCTTCTCAACTTCAGGAAGAGTTGGATTCAGATTCTGGTTTGTCTCTCGATTCACATCGTAGTCCAGCGTCTCCTAGTGGATCTGAGACCTCATCATCTTCCTGCTCTTCATCCTCTTCCTCATTCTCAGAGGAAGGAGCAGTAGGATACAGCTCTGACTCTGAAATGGCTGAACCCGATGAGATTGATGAAGCCAGCGGTTACCAACCAGAATTCAGCAAGTTTTGCAGAATGAGCTCCCAGGACCTTGGCCGATTTAATCGCTTGCCTTTTCTTGAACATGTAGGGCATAATCATACCTACAACATGGTCCCTGAAGAACCTGAGGAACCACAGTTGCCAAtatcagggagggggagccgaaggCAAGCAGCATTCATAGACCGACAGGCTGGACGAGATGAGCAAAGAGCCAGATCTATGAAGATCCCTTTCAGTAATGAAAAAATCATTAATCTGCCTGTGGAGGAGTTTAATGAGCTTCTTACCAAATACCAACTTAGTGAGGCGCAGCTTTGCTTGGTACGTGATATCCGTAGACGAGGAAAGAACAAGATGGCTGCTCAGAACTGCCGCAAAAGGAAGCTGGACACAATTCTGAATCTGGAGCAGGAGGTGAAACGACTCAACAGGGAACGTGGCTCTCAGCTGCGGGAAAAAGGAGAAAACTTGAGATCACTCCAGAGAatgaagcaagaagtggagagcctTTATCAGGAAGTGTTCAGCCAGCTAAGAGACCAGGAAGGGCGGCCATACTCTCCTCAGCAGTATGCTCTGCACTACACGAGCAACGGCAATGTAGTACTCATGCCACGCAACGCTGAGGGCCAGCAAAATAGACGGCCAGAGAGAAAGGATCGGAGGAAGTGA